In Phocoena phocoena chromosome 8, mPhoPho1.1, whole genome shotgun sequence, the following are encoded in one genomic region:
- the FTH1 gene encoding ferritin heavy chain translates to MTTASPSQVRQNYHQDSEAAINRQINLELYASYVYLSMSYYFDRDDVALKNFAKYFLHQSCEEREHAEKLMKLQNQRGGRIFLQDIKKPDRDDWENGLNAMECALHLEKSVNQSLLELHQLATEKNDPHLCDFIETHYLNEQVKSIKELGDHVTNLRTMGAPESGMAQYLFDKHTLGNSDNES, encoded by the exons ATGACGACCGCGTCCCCCTCGCAGGTGCGCCAGAACTACCACCAGGACTCGGAGGCCGCCATCAACCGCCAGATCAACCTGGAGCTCTACGCCTCCTACGTCTACCTGTCCATG TCGTACTATTTTGACCGCGATGATGTGGCTTTGAAGAACTTTGCCAAATACTTTCTTCACCAGTCTTGTGAGGAGAGGGAACATGCTGAGAAATTGATGAAGCTGCAGAACCAGCGGGGCGGCCGAATCTTCCTTCAGGACATCAAG AAACCAGACCGTGATGACTGGGAGAACGGGCTGAATGCAATGGAATGTGCGCTACACCTGGAAAAAAGCGTGAACCAGTCACTGCTGGAACTGCACCAACTGGCCACTGAGAAAAATGACCCCCAT TTGTGTGACTTCATTGAGACTCATTATCTGAACGAGCAGGTGAAATCCATTAAAGAATTGGGTGACCACGTAACCAACTTGCGCACGATGGGGGCCCCCGAATCTGGCATGGCACAGTATCTCTTTGACAAGCACACCCTCGGAAATAGTGATAATGAGAGCTAA
- the BEST1 gene encoding bestrophin-1, giving the protein MTVTYSSQVANARLGSFSRLLLCWRGSIYKLLYGEFLIFLICYYIIRFIYRMALTDDQQVIFEKLTLYCDSYIQLIPISFVLGFYVTLVVTRWWNQYENLPWPDRLMNLVSCFVEGKDEQGRLLRRTLMRYANLGNVLILRSVSAAVYKRFPSPQHLVKAGFMTPSEHKHLQKLSLPHNSFWMPWVWFANLSTKAWIEGRIRDPVLLQSLLNEMNTLRTQCGQLYAYDWISIPLVYTQVVTVAVYSFFLACLMGRQFLNPAKAYPGHEMDLVVPLFTFLQFFFYAGWLKVAEQLINPFGEDDDDFETNWIVDRSLQVSLLAVDEMHQDLPPMERDMYWNEPEPHPPYTAASAQSRRPSFFGSTFNISLDKEDMEFQPDPEEEESAHTGIAGRFRGLQSHDCQPPRTNSKTKLLWPKKEVLSHEGQPKNLGGDGQDISDKEDVKAWKGEDAFKSAVLYGRSGYHSAPQTPLSHTPMVFPPGQSAPSSLRKVSGMDDTVKDQSLQPATPRSKKSFELLPESAGASTEHPEVSPMRRKTVEFNLTDMSEAPEYLREPHLGQSTSNIHTILKDRGDPYWALENHRSVLYPNQGH; this is encoded by the exons ATGACCGTCACCTACTCAAGCCAAGTGGCTAATGCCCGTTTAGGTTCCTTCTCCCGCCTGCTTCTGTGCTGGCGAGGCAGCATCTACAAGCTGCTCTATGGCGAgttcctcattttcctcatctgctaCTATATCATCCGCTTCATTTACAG gaTGGCCCTCACGGACGATCAGCAGGTGATTTTTGAGAAGCTGACTCTATACTGCGACAGCTACATCCAGCTCATCCCTATTTCCTTCGTGCTGG GCTTCTACGTGACACTGGTCGTGACCCGCTGGTGGAACCAATATGAGAACCTGCCATGGCCCGACCGCCTCATGAACCTGGTGTCGTGCTTCGTCGAGGGCAAGGACGAGCAGGGCCGGCTGCTGCGGCGCACGCTCATGCGCTACGCCAACCTGGGCAACGTGCTCATCCTGCGTAGCGTCAGTGCCGCGGTCTACAAACGCTTTCCCAGTCCCCAACACCTGGTGAAAGCAG GCTTTATGACCCCCTCGGAACACAAGCACTTACAAAAACTGAGCTTGCCACACAACTCATTCTGGATGCCCTGGGTGTGGTTTGCCAACCTGTCAACGAAGGCCTGGATTGAAGGTCGAATCCGGGACCCTGTCCTGCTCCAGAGCCTGCTCAAC GAAATGAACACCTTGCGTACTCAGTGTGGACAGCTGTATGCCTACGACTGGATCAGTATCCCACTGGTGTACACTCAG GTGGTGACCGTGGCGGTATACAGCTTCTTCCTGGCTTGCCTGATGGGGCGTCAGTTTCTGAACCCAGCCAAGGCCTACCCCGGCCACGAGATGGACCTCGTTGTACCCCTCTTCACATTCCTGCAGTTCTTCTTCTATGCTGGCTGGCTGAAG GTGGCAGAGCAGCTCATCAACCCGTTCGGAGAGGATGATGATGACTTTGAGACCAACTGGATTGTCGACAGGAGTTTGCAG GTGTCCCTGTTGGCTGTAGATGAGATGCACCAGGACCTGCCACCGATGGAGCGAGATATGTACTGGAATGAGCCAGAACCACATCCCCCCTACACAGCCGCTTCTGCCCAGTCTCGTCGGCCCTCCTTTTTCGGCTCCACCTTCAACATCAG TCTGGATAAGGAGGATATGGAGTTCCAGCCAGATCCGGAAGAGGAGGAAAGTGCTCACACTGGCATTGCTGGCCGCTTCCGAGGGCTGCAATCCCACGACTGCCAGCCCCCCAGGACAAACTCAAAGACCAAACTACTGTGGCCGAAGAAAGAAGTCCTTTCCCATGAGGGCCAGCCCAAGAACCTCGGGGGAGACGGACAGGACATCAGTGATAAGGAAGACGTCAAGGCCTGGAAAGGGGAGGATGCCTTCAAGTCCGCCGTGCTATATGGGAGGTCAGGTTACCACAGTGCCCCCCAGACACCCCTCAGCCACACCCCTATGGTCTTCCCACCTGGACAGTCAGCACCCTCAAGTCTTCGCAAAGTCTCAGGCATGGATGACACCGTCAAAGACCAAAGCCTTCAGCCTGCAACTCCCAGGTCCAAGAAGAGCTTTGAATTGCTCCCAGAGAGTGCTGGGGCCTCGACGGAGCACCCGGAAGTGAGTCCCATGAGGAGGAAAACTGTCGAGTTTAACCTAACAGACATGTCGGAGGCCCCTGAATATCTCAGAGAACCGCACTTGGGACAGTCGACAAGCAACATACACACTATACTCAAAGATCGTGGCGATCCCTACTGGGCCTTGGAAAACCACAGGTCTGTCCTCTACCCAAACCAGGGTCACTGA